The Methylomicrobium agile genome has a segment encoding these proteins:
- a CDS encoding DNA internalization-related competence protein ComEC/Rec2 produces MIIAAISYLIGVMLVQQLPDMTGAGYLLFLVPVFGFALWRRHWVVAFILSGLFWGTGFALIRLHDRLPQALEGTDLRITGRIANLPDVGDKNLRFDFAIAESPPEFPSRIRLTWYRPDRPVKAGQTWTFTVKLKRPHGTLNPGGFDYERWLFTEGIGATGYVRTRPPPVLIKEAAYANVPGLRQKIADRLNGLLTGSPSLALLQALMIGDGSRITQAQWDIFRKTGTTHLIVISGSHIGLIAGFVYFLALKGWALTGVLRWPPPRIAALVALIAAVFYTFLAGFAVPAQRALIMLAIAMASVIGQRNSRPIDTLAAALLGVLILDPLAVLSTGFWLSFFAVGLILFAVAGRLAKPKPFGAAVKLHGVTSLGLAPFLLFFFQQITFIAPFANLLAVPVISLAVLPLALLGLLLLPLSSTLAGLLLLPADYILRSLMWLLNLMAQIPAATLSHSAPPYWALLTAIPGAFWLLAPFGTPSRWLGVIMIAPLIFTAPARPAVGEIRMTLLDVGQGLAVGIQTAGHWLVYDTGPQFSPESDMGRNVVLPYLHSRGANKIDTLIVSHGDNDHIGGARSILRALPVAHLLTGAPEGLAEYAPALCKAGQSWRWDEVDFTMLAPERLDPATDNNNSCVLKIRSRNGAILLAGDIEAAAESRLVDRYGSALRADILVAPHHGSKTSSTQAFLETVKPRYVLIPAGYRNQFGHPHAGVLARYQKIGAKWLKSADSGAILADLSAHGLTIKTYRELDKKYWRAGSE; encoded by the coding sequence ATGATCATCGCGGCGATCAGCTATTTGATAGGGGTTATGCTGGTCCAGCAACTCCCCGATATGACCGGGGCGGGCTATCTCTTGTTCCTCGTGCCCGTATTCGGCTTTGCGTTATGGCGGCGCCATTGGGTCGTGGCATTCATCCTGTCAGGGTTGTTCTGGGGAACCGGTTTCGCGCTGATCCGTTTACACGACCGGCTGCCTCAGGCGCTGGAAGGCACCGATCTGAGAATCACCGGACGGATCGCCAACCTGCCTGACGTAGGGGATAAAAACTTACGCTTCGATTTCGCGATCGCCGAGTCGCCGCCGGAATTCCCTTCGCGGATCCGGCTCACCTGGTATCGACCGGATCGCCCGGTGAAAGCCGGACAAACCTGGACTTTTACGGTCAAACTGAAACGCCCGCACGGCACCCTCAATCCGGGCGGTTTCGACTACGAGCGCTGGCTGTTTACCGAAGGCATCGGCGCCACCGGTTACGTGCGAACCCGCCCGCCACCCGTGTTGATCAAAGAAGCCGCCTACGCCAATGTGCCCGGCTTGAGACAAAAGATCGCCGACCGGCTGAACGGACTGTTGACCGGCTCGCCCAGCCTCGCGCTGCTGCAGGCACTGATGATCGGCGACGGCAGCCGGATCACGCAAGCGCAATGGGATATTTTCAGAAAAACCGGAACGACGCATCTGATCGTGATTTCCGGTTCGCATATCGGACTGATCGCGGGCTTTGTCTATTTTCTGGCGCTCAAAGGCTGGGCCCTGACCGGCGTGTTGCGCTGGCCGCCGCCAAGAATCGCGGCGCTCGTAGCACTAATTGCGGCCGTGTTTTATACGTTTCTCGCCGGTTTTGCGGTCCCCGCGCAACGTGCGCTGATCATGCTGGCCATCGCGATGGCGTCGGTGATCGGGCAGAGGAACAGCAGGCCCATCGATACCCTTGCCGCCGCTTTACTCGGGGTACTGATCCTCGATCCTCTCGCGGTCCTATCGACCGGCTTCTGGCTCTCATTCTTTGCGGTCGGACTGATCCTGTTTGCGGTCGCGGGCCGCCTGGCCAAACCGAAACCTTTCGGCGCGGCGGTCAAATTACATGGGGTCACATCGCTCGGGCTTGCGCCTTTCCTGTTGTTCTTTTTCCAGCAAATCACTTTTATCGCGCCGTTCGCGAATCTCCTGGCCGTGCCGGTGATCAGCCTGGCCGTGTTGCCTTTGGCCCTCCTCGGCCTGTTGCTCCTGCCGCTATCCTCGACGCTCGCCGGCCTGTTGCTGTTGCCGGCCGACTATATCTTGCGGAGCTTGATGTGGCTGCTCAATTTAATGGCGCAAATTCCGGCCGCAACCCTCAGCCATTCCGCGCCTCCCTACTGGGCGCTGCTGACCGCGATACCAGGCGCCTTCTGGCTGCTCGCGCCGTTCGGAACGCCTTCGCGCTGGTTGGGCGTGATAATGATAGCGCCGCTGATTTTCACTGCCCCCGCCCGGCCGGCGGTAGGCGAAATCAGGATGACCCTGCTCGATGTCGGCCAGGGACTTGCGGTCGGCATACAAACCGCCGGCCACTGGCTGGTGTACGACACCGGCCCGCAGTTTTCTCCCGAGAGCGATATGGGGCGCAACGTGGTACTGCCGTATCTACACAGCCGGGGGGCAAACAAGATCGACACACTAATCGTCAGCCACGGCGATAACGATCATATCGGCGGCGCGCGCTCGATTTTGCGCGCGCTGCCTGTCGCACACCTCCTGACCGGCGCGCCGGAGGGCCTGGCCGAATATGCGCCTGCCCTCTGCAAGGCAGGGCAAAGCTGGCGATGGGATGAGGTGGACTTTACGATGCTCGCACCCGAACGGCTCGACCCGGCAACCGACAACAATAATTCCTGCGTGTTGAAAATCCGCTCCCGAAACGGCGCCATTCTGTTGGCCGGCGATATCGAAGCCGCCGCGGAATCCCGGCTGGTCGACCGCTACGGGTCTGCCTTGCGCGCAGACATTCTGGTCGCCCCCCATCACGGCAGCAAAACGTCTTCGACCCAGGCATTTTTAGAGACTGTAAAACCTCGATATGTCTTGATTCCCGCAGGCTACCGGAACCAATTCGGCCATCCCCACGCTGGCGTACTCGCGCGCTACCAGAAAATCGGGGCAAAATGGCTAAAGAGCGCCGACAGCGGGGCCATTCTGGCCGATCTGTCCGCACACGGCCTCACCATAAAAACGTATCGGGAACTGGATAAGAAATATTGGCGGGCCGGAAGCGAATAA
- a CDS encoding DUF2062 domain-containing protein, with protein MAKQLVKRLLDKLVPDHDVIKRHKHLQFLGDSLHEPNLWHLNRHSVAKAFAIGLFFAWVPLPAQMVFAAAAAIYFRSNIPLSVALVWVTNPITMPPLFYFAYRVGLLFMNTPATEQSADFSVGNMLSELGEVWQPFLLGCLILGVISSAAGYFGIHYFWRAHITKKWTDRKKRADRIRPFQCTYWRKS; from the coding sequence ATGGCAAAACAATTGGTAAAACGGCTTCTGGACAAGCTCGTTCCCGATCACGACGTGATCAAGCGACATAAGCACTTGCAGTTTCTGGGCGACAGTCTGCACGAACCGAATCTGTGGCATTTGAACAGGCACTCGGTCGCAAAGGCTTTTGCGATCGGCCTGTTTTTCGCCTGGGTTCCGCTGCCGGCGCAAATGGTGTTTGCTGCGGCCGCCGCTATTTATTTCCGTTCGAATATCCCTTTATCGGTGGCGCTGGTCTGGGTGACCAATCCGATTACGATGCCGCCTTTGTTTTATTTCGCCTACCGGGTCGGGCTATTATTCATGAATACGCCGGCCACCGAGCAGAGCGCCGATTTTTCGGTCGGCAATATGCTCTCCGAGTTGGGAGAGGTCTGGCAGCCGTTCCTGTTGGGTTGCCTGATACTGGGCGTGATTTCTTCAGCCGCCGGCTATTTCGGCATCCACTATTTTTGGCGGGCCCATATCACCAAAAAATGGACCGATAGAAAAAAAAGAGCGGATCGCATCCGGCCTTTCCAGTGCACTTACTGGCGCAAGTCATAG
- the lolD gene encoding lipoprotein-releasing ABC transporter ATP-binding protein LolD codes for MNNTAILECRQLTKRYTQGELDVEVLRGVDLTIGVGERVAIMGASGSGKSTLLHLLGGLEKPSGGQVVLDNIDINKIGSSGLAKLRNRALGFVYQSHHLLGEFTVLENVAMPQLIGGKTVKEASENAVELIRRVGLGHRIEHKPGELSGGERQRAAIARALINKPALVMADEPTGNLDSKTAHQVYELMLELNQEMNVSFLVVTHDHELASKIGRVLHMEDGLIVS; via the coding sequence ATGAATAACACCGCGATACTCGAATGCCGGCAATTGACCAAGCGTTACACCCAGGGCGAGCTGGACGTCGAAGTCCTGCGCGGCGTGGATTTGACGATCGGCGTGGGCGAGCGCGTCGCCATCATGGGCGCCTCGGGGTCCGGCAAGAGCACTTTGCTGCATCTGTTGGGCGGACTCGAAAAACCCAGCGGCGGCCAAGTGGTGCTGGACAACATCGACATCAACAAAATCGGTTCCTCGGGCTTGGCGAAGCTTAGAAACCGCGCGCTCGGCTTCGTCTACCAATCCCATCACCTGCTCGGCGAATTCACCGTCCTGGAAAACGTCGCGATGCCGCAGTTGATCGGCGGAAAAACGGTCAAGGAAGCGTCCGAAAACGCCGTGGAACTGATCAGGCGCGTCGGACTCGGCCACCGGATCGAGCACAAGCCGGGCGAATTGTCGGGCGGCGAAAGGCAGCGCGCCGCAATTGCCCGAGCCTTGATCAACAAGCCCGCACTGGTCATGGCGGACGAACCGACCGGTAACCTGGACAGCAAAACCGCCCATCAGGTTTACGAATTGATGCTGGAATTGAATCAGGAAATGAACGTCAGCTTCCTGGTCGTTACGCACGATCATGAGCTGGCTTCGAAGATCGGCCGAGTACTGCACATGGAAGACGGTTTGATCGTTTCTTAA
- a CDS encoding type II toxin-antitoxin system RatA family toxin: MTVVQKSALVRFSAKQMFDLVNDIESYPKFLPWCSGSRILKREGDIVEAELTISKGGFKKTFSTRNRIDPGGKITVSLLEGPFTYLEGVWSFMPLREDASKISLDLEFEMPGMLASLAFGTVFNQICNTMVTSFTERAKAVYA; encoded by the coding sequence ATGACCGTTGTGCAGAAAAGCGCACTGGTCAGATTTTCCGCCAAACAGATGTTCGATCTGGTCAACGACATCGAGTCGTATCCGAAATTCCTGCCCTGGTGTTCGGGCAGCCGAATTCTGAAACGCGAAGGCGACATCGTCGAAGCCGAACTGACCATTTCGAAAGGCGGCTTCAAGAAAACGTTTTCGACCCGAAACCGGATCGATCCCGGCGGCAAAATCACCGTTTCGCTGCTCGAAGGCCCTTTCACCTACCTGGAAGGCGTCTGGAGCTTCATGCCGCTGCGCGAGGATGCCAGCAAGATTTCACTGGATCTGGAGTTCGAAATGCCCGGCATGCTGGCCAGCCTGGCCTTCGGCACGGTGTTCAACCAGATCTGCAACACGATGGTCACTTCGTTCACCGAACGCGCCAAGGCGGTCTATGCATAA
- a CDS encoding outer membrane protein assembly factor BamE: MRKFLLYFTLLAGMAVASCSTVLNNLPGVYRVDVQQGNIVDQSMVDQLRPGMSKRQVLYIMGSPMLKESFRENRWEYLYSNQPGGEPRQQKRLILIFEGDSVVGLQGDFKPSKLPVLKPSPDATVEVPKRNLDESLWGTIKGWFGTDKSAAASQQESEKENAPAEESKSLWESLTGWMRSDEGDEPQKGEGQGVTPADAEGE, translated from the coding sequence ATGCGTAAGTTTTTACTTTATTTTACGCTGCTGGCCGGAATGGCGGTTGCTTCCTGTTCGACGGTTTTAAATAATCTGCCCGGCGTCTACAGGGTCGATGTGCAACAGGGCAATATCGTGGATCAGTCGATGGTGGACCAGCTCAGGCCCGGGATGAGCAAGCGTCAGGTGCTTTATATCATGGGGTCTCCGATGTTGAAGGAATCCTTTCGCGAGAACCGATGGGAATATCTTTATTCGAATCAGCCCGGCGGCGAACCGCGGCAACAGAAGAGGCTCATCTTGATTTTTGAAGGTGACAGCGTAGTCGGCTTGCAAGGCGATTTCAAACCGAGCAAATTGCCGGTGCTCAAGCCTTCTCCCGACGCGACCGTGGAGGTGCCGAAACGGAATCTCGACGAAAGTTTATGGGGAACCATCAAGGGATGGTTCGGCACGGATAAGTCTGCCGCCGCATCGCAGCAGGAAAGCGAGAAGGAGAACGCGCCCGCGGAGGAATCGAAAAGCTTATGGGAAAGTTTGACCGGCTGGATGCGTTCGGATGAAGGCGATGAACCGCAGAAAGGCGAAGGGCAGGGCGTCACTCCGGCTGACGCGGAAGGTGAATGA
- a CDS encoding CDP-alcohol phosphatidyltransferase family protein, whose amino-acid sequence MNGNQPFFRSLWTLPNLLTCFRFVAAPGLLAFAWSGHDRAFISLLALVFLSDVLDGFAARLTGQVTEFGATLDSFADLLTYMTIAVCSFWLWPDLVMREWLYVLMIVGSCIAPPAAGMIKFGRLTSYHTWLVKAAAVVVGVSLFILFLGGTVWPLRIAAFVSLTAALEEITITLLLPSPESNVRSLWNVLQKRQS is encoded by the coding sequence ATGAACGGCAATCAACCTTTTTTCCGGTCCTTATGGACTCTTCCCAATCTGCTGACCTGCTTCCGCTTCGTCGCGGCGCCCGGCTTGCTGGCTTTTGCCTGGTCCGGCCATGACCGGGCTTTCATAAGTCTTCTGGCGCTGGTTTTTCTGAGCGACGTACTGGACGGATTTGCGGCCCGCCTGACCGGGCAGGTGACCGAATTCGGTGCCACGCTCGACAGTTTTGCCGATTTGCTGACCTATATGACGATCGCGGTCTGCAGCTTCTGGCTATGGCCCGATCTGGTCATGCGCGAATGGCTGTATGTCCTGATGATCGTCGGCAGTTGCATTGCCCCGCCTGCAGCCGGCATGATCAAGTTCGGCAGGCTCACCAGTTACCATACCTGGCTGGTCAAGGCGGCCGCGGTAGTGGTCGGCGTTTCTCTGTTCATTCTGTTTTTGGGCGGCACCGTCTGGCCGCTCAGGATCGCGGCTTTCGTCTCGCTGACTGCGGCGCTTGAGGAAATCACCATTACTTTATTGTTGCCGTCGCCCGAATCGAATGTGCGTTCGCTTTGGAATGTGCTGCAAAAACGCCAGTCCTGA
- a CDS encoding RnfH family protein has product MHNADNGQDEVLVDVAYATNDVQTLVTLKLPAGATVGEAIEASGLLIHFPEIDLAVNPVGIFGKACPLDREVKAADRIEIYRPLRHDPKEARRQRAVKK; this is encoded by the coding sequence ATGCATAACGCCGATAACGGCCAGGACGAAGTGCTCGTAGATGTCGCCTATGCGACAAACGATGTTCAGACCCTGGTGACCCTGAAATTGCCCGCCGGCGCGACGGTGGGGGAAGCGATCGAGGCGTCGGGACTGTTGATCCATTTTCCTGAAATCGATCTGGCCGTCAATCCGGTCGGTATCTTCGGCAAGGCTTGCCCTCTCGATCGAGAAGTCAAGGCCGCCGACCGGATCGAAATCTACCGGCCGCTCCGGCACGACCCGAAGGAGGCCAGAAGGCAGCGGGCCGTCAAAAAGTAG
- the fur gene encoding ferric iron uptake transcriptional regulator: MESHDLRNAGLKVTLPRIKILQILENQVNDRHLTAEQVYKILLSEDEEIGLATVYRVLTQFEAAGLVTRHHFEGGNSVFELASGDHHDHIMCIKCGKVDEFSDEVIENRQKEIAERMGYKLTDHGLYLYGYCPNCKKS; this comes from the coding sequence GTGGAATCGCATGATTTAAGAAACGCCGGCCTGAAGGTGACGCTGCCTCGGATCAAAATACTCCAAATCCTGGAAAATCAAGTCAATGACCGCCATTTGACCGCGGAGCAGGTCTATAAAATCTTGCTCAGCGAGGATGAGGAAATCGGCCTGGCCACCGTTTACCGCGTGTTGACCCAGTTCGAAGCGGCGGGCCTCGTCACCCGCCACCATTTCGAAGGCGGCAACTCGGTCTTCGAATTGGCCAGCGGCGACCATCACGACCATATCATGTGCATCAAATGCGGCAAAGTCGATGAATTTTCGGACGAGGTGATCGAAAACCGCCAGAAAGAGATTGCCGAACGGATGGGTTACAAGCTGACCGACCACGGCCTCTACTTGTACGGTTATTGTCCGAACTGCAAAAAATCCTGA
- a CDS encoding aldo/keto reductase family protein, which yields MPNPILTISPVIEHRGVSVPTFLYGTAWKENATERLVALALESGFLGIDTANQRRHYFEEGVGEAVGRALASGKLQRTGLFLQSKFTYVSSQDHRLPYDSQASYAVQVEQSLQSSLAHLHTDYLDSYLLHGPASGRGLTSADWEAWGAMENLQESGRVRLIGVSNFSLEQLQLLLKNADIKPAFVQNRCFARTGWDAEIRALCRAHGITYQGFSLLTANLAALGRREMREIAERHGCTVEQAVFRFVLQVGMIPLTGTADPQHMIEDLAVYRLELADEEIELIKRIAF from the coding sequence ATGCCGAATCCTATCCTGACGATTAGCCCGGTGATCGAGCATCGGGGCGTTAGCGTGCCGACTTTTCTTTACGGCACGGCCTGGAAAGAGAATGCAACCGAACGGCTGGTCGCTTTGGCGCTCGAATCCGGCTTCCTGGGAATCGATACGGCGAATCAGCGCCGCCATTATTTCGAGGAGGGCGTCGGAGAAGCGGTCGGTCGGGCATTGGCTTCGGGGAAACTGCAACGCACCGGCCTGTTCCTGCAGAGCAAATTCACCTATGTTTCGAGCCAGGATCATCGGTTGCCTTACGATTCGCAGGCCAGTTACGCGGTGCAGGTGGAGCAATCCTTGCAGAGTTCGCTAGCGCACCTGCATACCGATTATCTGGATTCCTACCTGTTGCATGGGCCGGCTTCCGGCCGGGGTTTGACTTCGGCCGACTGGGAAGCCTGGGGTGCAATGGAAAACCTGCAGGAATCCGGCCGGGTCAGGCTGATCGGCGTCTCCAACTTTTCGCTCGAACAATTGCAACTGCTGCTCAAGAACGCCGATATCAAGCCTGCATTCGTACAAAACCGCTGCTTTGCGCGCACGGGATGGGATGCGGAAATCCGGGCGCTGTGCCGCGCGCACGGCATTACTTACCAGGGCTTTTCCCTTTTGACCGCGAACCTGGCAGCGTTAGGGCGGCGCGAAATGCGGGAAATCGCCGAACGCCATGGCTGCACGGTCGAACAGGCGGTGTTCCGGTTTGTACTGCAGGTCGGGATGATTCCGCTGACCGGTACGGCCGACCCGCAACACATGATCGAGGATCTGGCGGTCTACCGGCTTGAGCTTGCCGACGAAGAAATCGAGCTGATCAAGCGTATCGCGTTTTAG
- a CDS encoding lipoprotein-releasing ABC transporter permease subunit produces the protein MFKPLIFYIGLRYTRAKRRTQFISFITLTSVFGIALGVTALITVLSVMNGFEAELRERILGMTSHATVTGLNGQLDNWPEAEAKIKNQPHVEGVAPFISGQVMINADRRVSGTMLNGILPDYENKVSKVGANMVEGRLSDLTAGSYNIVLGAELANYLGVIVGDKITVISPQINSTPAGILPRMRRFTVTGLFKVGMYEYDRNMALIHLDDAAKLYRMDTAVSGLRIKLDEIFNAPRITRELASEFYGEYVVSDWTQAHSNFFRAVQTEKRVMFIILLLIVAVAAFNIVSTLVMVVTDKRGDIAILKTQGLTSRAVMGIFVVLGTIIGVTGTAIGTLGGITLALNASTIVRKIETFFQVNFLPADVYYISELPSKLVLTDVYAIAGMAFLLSLLATLYPAWQAAKVNPAEVLRYE, from the coding sequence ATGTTCAAACCACTGATATTTTATATCGGCTTGCGCTACACGCGTGCCAAACGCCGAACGCAATTCATTTCCTTCATTACGCTCACGTCCGTATTCGGGATTGCGCTCGGCGTCACCGCGCTGATTACCGTACTGTCGGTAATGAATGGCTTCGAAGCCGAGCTGCGCGAACGAATCCTCGGCATGACTTCGCATGCCACGGTCACCGGGCTGAACGGCCAACTCGACAATTGGCCGGAGGCGGAGGCGAAAATCAAGAATCAACCGCATGTCGAAGGCGTTGCCCCGTTTATCAGCGGTCAGGTGATGATCAACGCCGACCGCCGCGTCAGCGGCACGATGCTGAACGGCATCCTGCCCGATTATGAAAACAAGGTTTCCAAAGTCGGTGCGAACATGGTGGAGGGCAGGCTGTCCGATTTAACCGCTGGCAGCTACAACATCGTGCTCGGCGCGGAACTGGCCAACTATCTCGGCGTGATCGTCGGCGACAAGATCACCGTGATCAGCCCGCAGATCAATTCGACGCCGGCAGGCATACTGCCGCGCATGCGCCGCTTCACCGTCACCGGCCTCTTCAAGGTCGGCATGTACGAATACGACCGCAACATGGCGCTGATCCATCTCGACGATGCGGCCAAACTGTATCGGATGGATACAGCCGTTTCCGGCCTGCGGATCAAACTCGACGAAATTTTCAACGCGCCCAGGATTACCCGTGAACTGGCCTCAGAGTTCTACGGCGAGTACGTGGTCAGCGACTGGACACAGGCCCACAGCAACTTTTTCCGTGCGGTGCAGACCGAGAAACGGGTGATGTTCATCATTCTGTTGCTGATCGTGGCGGTCGCCGCCTTCAATATCGTCTCGACGCTGGTGATGGTGGTCACCGACAAGCGCGGCGACATCGCGATCCTGAAAACCCAGGGCCTGACTTCGCGCGCGGTGATGGGCATTTTTGTGGTGCTCGGTACGATCATCGGGGTGACCGGCACGGCGATCGGCACGCTCGGCGGTATTACGCTGGCCTTGAATGCGAGCACTATCGTGCGCAAGATCGAGACCTTTTTTCAGGTCAACTTTTTACCGGCCGACGTGTATTACATCAGCGAATTGCCCTCCAAACTGGTGCTGACCGACGTCTACGCGATCGCCGGAATGGCTTTTTTGCTTTCCCTGCTCGCCACGCTGTACCCCGCCTGGCAGGCCGCCAAAGTCAACCCTGCGGAGGTCTTGCGCTATGAATAA
- a CDS encoding endonuclease/exonuclease/phosphatase family protein translates to MNKPGLKVLTYNIHKGFNPGNRRFVLHQMKEALEEAGADLLFLQEMQGEHHLHALEVEDWPAISQFEFIAEGVWPFYIYGKNAVYKTGHHGNAILSRFPFVNWENINVSPFPWASRSMLHGVIRMPDTDEEVHIVCIHFGLTSRERRAQLDRLSERIDQYVPHHAPLIVAGDFNDWLSQAERHFERHLGLKEVFHVTHGDYARTFPCWMPLLPMDRIYFRGLTPVGCERLAGAPWRRLSDHAPLAASFSL, encoded by the coding sequence ATGAATAAACCGGGCCTGAAGGTCTTAACTTACAATATCCACAAGGGCTTTAATCCGGGCAATCGGCGCTTCGTTCTGCATCAGATGAAAGAAGCCTTGGAAGAGGCGGGAGCCGACCTGTTGTTTCTGCAGGAAATGCAGGGAGAGCACCATCTTCATGCGCTGGAAGTCGAAGACTGGCCGGCGATTTCGCAATTCGAGTTTATCGCCGAAGGCGTATGGCCGTTTTATATTTACGGCAAGAACGCAGTGTACAAGACAGGTCACCACGGCAACGCGATTTTGAGCCGTTTTCCGTTCGTCAACTGGGAAAACATCAATGTTTCGCCGTTTCCGTGGGCCAGCCGGAGCATGCTGCACGGCGTGATCCGTATGCCGGACACGGACGAGGAGGTGCATATCGTGTGCATACATTTCGGATTGACCAGCCGCGAGCGGCGCGCGCAGCTTGACCGATTGAGCGAGCGGATCGATCAATATGTACCGCATCACGCGCCGCTGATCGTCGCCGGCGACTTCAACGACTGGCTTAGCCAGGCGGAGCGGCATTTTGAACGGCACCTCGGGCTGAAAGAGGTTTTTCATGTGACGCATGGCGATTATGCGCGGACTTTTCCGTGTTGGATGCCACTTTTGCCGATGGACCGGATTTATTTCCGCGGATTGACTCCGGTCGGGTGCGAACGTCTGGCGGGCGCGCCATGGCGCAGGCTTTCCGATCATGCCCCGTTGGCGGCGTCATTTAGCTTATGA
- a CDS encoding CDP-archaeol synthase, giving the protein MVELISASRFRYTVDSLSSSVIFDAVFLLLAANGAPVLLGALAGSYAMKPIDGGLRLSDGHPLFGTAKTWRGLFAACAATPAAAYLLGQGPLTGLLFAVGTLCGDLLASFCKRRLGMAEGSHVRGLDTVPESLFPLLMVKSSLGIGWLEIVISVGAFYLIEEWLSPVLVKWRLRKHP; this is encoded by the coding sequence TTGGTCGAACTCATTTCAGCATCCCGTTTTCGCTATACAGTGGACAGTTTAAGTTCGAGCGTTATCTTTGACGCCGTGTTTCTGCTTCTGGCTGCGAACGGTGCCCCGGTATTGCTGGGTGCACTAGCGGGTTCCTATGCCATGAAGCCGATAGATGGCGGCCTTCGGTTAAGCGATGGTCATCCTTTGTTCGGCACGGCCAAAACATGGCGCGGCCTATTCGCCGCCTGTGCGGCAACGCCTGCGGCTGCTTATCTGTTGGGACAGGGTCCGCTTACCGGTCTATTATTCGCGGTCGGCACTCTGTGTGGCGATTTGTTGGCCAGTTTTTGCAAAAGGCGGTTAGGCATGGCCGAAGGCAGCCATGTGCGCGGCCTCGATACGGTGCCCGAGTCGCTTTTTCCGCTGTTAATGGTAAAATCGAGCCTGGGCATCGGCTGGCTTGAAATCGTGATTTCAGTGGGTGCTTTTTACTTGATTGAAGAATGGCTTTCGCCTGTTTTGGTCAAATGGCGTTTGCGTAAACACCCGTAG